The following nucleotide sequence is from Lacinutrix sp. Hel_I_90.
CTTCCGAAATGTGATTAATCAAAATACCAGCTTTTTTATTTTAGAAAAAGAAGATTAAGAGCACATAAATGTATTAAGAAATTACACCAGAACCAACTAATTCGTCTTCCAAATACCAAGCTACAAATTGTCCTTCTGTAATGGCAGATTGCATATTTTCAAATTCTACATACATTCCAGAATCTACTTTGTACAAGGTTGCTTTTTCTAAGGCTTGGCGGTAACGAATTCTTGCTAAGACCTCTAAAGTCTCATCTACTTTCAATGCCAAATCTGGTCTTACCCAATGTAATTCGTCATTAGATACAAACAGGGCTTTTTTATATAAGCCCGGATGCTGTTTCCCTTGTCCTGTGTAAATCACATTGTCTTGAACATTTGTGTCAATAACAAAAAGCGGCTCTACTTTACCTCCAACAGAAAGCCCTTTGCGTTGTCCTTTTGTGAAGTAATGCGCGCCTTGGTGTTTACCTACAACTTCGCCGTCTTCTAAAGCATAATCTGCTTTTCGCGATAAATATTGAAGCTCTTCAGCCTTAGAACTAAACGCATCCTGTCGTGTTTTATAATATAAATGGTCTTTTGGTATTTCAACAATGACGCCGTCTTTAGGTTTTAATTGTTGTTGAAGAAAATCTGGTAGTCTCACTTTTCCTATAAAACAAAGTCCTTGAGAATCTTTTTTATCCGCAGTTATTAAATCGGCTTTAGCCGCTATCTCACGAACTTCAGGTTTTTGTAATTCACCTATAGGAAATAGTGCTTTTGCTAATTGCTCTTGTGATAACTGACACAAAAAATAAGACTGGTCTTTATTATTGTCTTTTCCAGCTAGCAATTGAAAAACGTCTTTACCATCCTTTTTAATACTTCCTTTTCTACAATAATGCCCTGTGGCAACATAATCTGCGCCAAGATCTAAAGCGATTTTCATAAAAACATCAAACTTGATCTCTCTATTGCATAATATATCTGGATTCGGCGTTCTTCCTTTTTCATATTCATTAAACATATAATCCACGATACGGGATT
It contains:
- the mnmA gene encoding tRNA 2-thiouridine(34) synthase MnmA, which encodes MKKRVIVGLSGGVDSSVAAYLLKEQGYEVIGLFMKNWHDDSVTISDECPWLDDSNDAMLVAEKLGIPFQTVDLSEQYKSRIVDYMFNEYEKGRTPNPDILCNREIKFDVFMKIALDLGADYVATGHYCRKGSIKKDGKDVFQLLAGKDNNKDQSYFLCQLSQEQLAKALFPIGELQKPEVREIAAKADLITADKKDSQGLCFIGKVRLPDFLQQQLKPKDGVIVEIPKDHLYYKTRQDAFSSKAEELQYLSRKADYALEDGEVVGKHQGAHYFTKGQRKGLSVGGKVEPLFVIDTNVQDNVIYTGQGKQHPGLYKKALFVSNDELHWVRPDLALKVDETLEVLARIRYRQALEKATLYKVDSGMYVEFENMQSAITEGQFVAWYLEDELVGSGVIS